A genomic region of Pseudomonas frederiksbergensis contains the following coding sequences:
- a CDS encoding NAD(P)/FAD-dependent oxidoreductase: MPTVDTERRQVIVIGAGPSGAIAAALLKRNGHDVLIIERQHFPRFSIGESLLSHCLDFVEEAGMLEAVQAAGFQLKNGAAFAWGERYSTFDFGDTFSHGKPTTFQVQRADFDKLLADQAALQGVEIRYGETIISANFELAKPQLSARREDGSEYSIEADFVLDASGYGRVLPRLLDLEAPSNFPMRQAVFTHVEDHIDSPHFDREKILITTHPTQRDIWFWTIPFSNGRCSVGVVAAAEHFEGRGDDLDACLRGFIAETPSLAKVLKSAHWDTPARTIGGYSANVKTLHGPGFALLGNAAEFLDPVFSSGVTIAMRSASMAAGVLHRQLQGESVDWQREFAEPLKRGVDTFRCYVEGWYTGTFQDVIYHQGGTPEIRRMISAILAGYAWDERNPFVSEPKRRLRMLSEICASDAT, from the coding sequence GTGCCAACAGTTGATACGGAACGTCGCCAGGTCATCGTTATCGGTGCCGGCCCATCGGGCGCCATCGCCGCCGCGCTGCTCAAGCGTAACGGCCATGACGTGTTGATCATTGAACGTCAGCACTTCCCACGGTTTTCCATCGGTGAAAGCCTGCTCTCGCACTGCCTGGATTTCGTCGAAGAAGCCGGCATGCTTGAAGCGGTACAAGCCGCCGGTTTTCAGCTGAAGAACGGCGCGGCGTTCGCCTGGGGCGAGCGCTACAGCACGTTCGATTTCGGTGACACCTTCAGCCACGGCAAACCGACCACTTTCCAGGTCCAGCGCGCTGATTTCGACAAACTGCTGGCCGATCAGGCGGCGCTGCAAGGAGTGGAAATCCGTTACGGCGAGACGATCATCAGTGCCAACTTCGAGCTGGCGAAGCCCCAGCTCAGTGCTCGCCGTGAAGACGGCAGCGAATACTCTATCGAAGCCGACTTTGTGCTCGATGCCAGCGGCTACGGCCGCGTGTTGCCGCGCCTGCTCGACCTTGAAGCACCGTCGAATTTCCCGATGCGCCAAGCGGTGTTCACCCACGTCGAAGACCACATTGACAGCCCGCACTTCGACCGTGAAAAGATCCTCATCACCACTCACCCGACCCAGCGCGATATCTGGTTCTGGACCATCCCCTTCAGCAATGGTCGCTGCTCGGTGGGCGTGGTCGCCGCGGCCGAACACTTCGAAGGCCGCGGCGACGATCTCGACGCGTGCCTGCGCGGCTTCATCGCCGAAACGCCGAGCTTGGCCAAGGTGCTGAAAAGCGCCCATTGGGACACGCCCGCGCGAACCATCGGCGGCTACTCGGCCAACGTCAAAACCTTGCACGGTCCAGGCTTCGCCTTGCTCGGCAATGCGGCAGAATTCCTCGATCCGGTATTTTCCTCCGGTGTGACCATCGCCATGCGTTCGGCGAGTATGGCCGCCGGCGTTCTGCATCGCCAACTGCAAGGCGAAAGTGTGGACTGGCAGCGCGAGTTTGCCGAGCCTCTGAAGCGTGGCGTCGACACGTTCCGCTGCTACGTTGAAGGCTGGTACACCGGGACCTTTCAGGATGTGATCTACCATCAGGGTGGCACACCGGAGATCCGTCGGATGATCAGCGCGATCCTCGCCGGTTACGCTTGGGACGAACGCAATCCGTTCGTCAGCGAACCCAAGCGCCGGTTGCGCATGCTGTCGGAGATTTGTGCGAGTGATGCAACGTGA
- a CDS encoding sodium:proton antiporter — MMIVLFWLLAVVLFAVATRIGRHFGLIPIVSQLLLATFGLPLLMYVWIEPYWQLSGAELVSPSWLKNLYSLSFALLLGHILSDVIDLKLDRQSLKIALPSFGIPFVCGLATAIWLLPDQPWLSSLAVGLLFAITAIPVLYLYLRHINYPPAATRRLVQTAILIDLTCWSLFAFAQGSLHLSSLLLPLAGACLPLLLRVLGLRQPLLHSLGFFALLVVAEHFKLNALIFGIGYLLCMAALKLPLVLPLQAAWMSHLQNGIAIPLILTFGIVQINVHSVMDSLSWAQLGALLVFPIASKLLGNWLGLGWAGASFIGASRWRESLLLNIRGLSEIVFLNLLLQQQLISPALYFALMLMGLIATLLPALAGVHRIPSQVAAPARSSSANS; from the coding sequence ATGATGATCGTGCTGTTCTGGCTGCTGGCCGTGGTGCTGTTCGCCGTGGCGACTCGCATCGGGCGTCATTTTGGGTTGATCCCGATTGTCAGCCAGTTGCTGCTGGCGACCTTTGGCCTGCCGCTGTTGATGTATGTCTGGATTGAACCGTACTGGCAGTTGAGCGGCGCCGAGCTGGTCTCGCCGAGCTGGCTGAAAAACCTCTACAGCCTGAGTTTTGCACTGCTGCTGGGGCATATCCTCAGCGACGTGATCGACCTGAAGCTGGATCGCCAGAGCCTGAAAATCGCCCTGCCGAGTTTCGGCATTCCGTTCGTCTGCGGTCTGGCGACAGCCATTTGGCTGCTGCCGGATCAGCCATGGTTGAGCTCGCTGGCGGTCGGCCTGTTGTTCGCGATCACGGCGATTCCGGTGTTGTATCTGTACTTGCGGCACATCAACTATCCACCCGCCGCTACTCGCCGACTGGTGCAGACCGCGATCCTCATCGACCTGACCTGCTGGAGCCTGTTCGCCTTCGCCCAAGGCAGCCTGCACCTGAGCAGCCTGTTGCTGCCGCTGGCCGGCGCCTGCCTGCCGTTGCTGCTGCGCGTGCTCGGGCTGCGTCAACCGCTGCTGCACAGCCTGGGCTTCTTCGCGCTGCTGGTGGTGGCGGAACACTTCAAACTCAATGCGCTGATTTTCGGCATCGGTTATCTGTTGTGCATGGCCGCCCTCAAGCTGCCGCTGGTGCTACCGTTACAGGCCGCCTGGATGAGCCACTTGCAGAACGGCATCGCGATACCGCTGATCCTGACCTTCGGCATAGTGCAGATCAACGTGCACAGCGTCATGGACAGCCTTAGCTGGGCGCAACTCGGTGCGCTGCTGGTGTTTCCCATCGCCAGCAAACTGTTGGGTAACTGGCTCGGCCTCGGTTGGGCCGGCGCATCGTTTATCGGCGCCAGCCGCTGGCGCGAAAGTCTGCTGTTGAACATTCGTGGCTTGAGCGAGATCGTCTTTCTCAACCTGCTACTGCAACAACAGCTGATCAGCCCGGCGCTGTACTTCGCGCTGATGTTGATGGGTTTGATCGCAACGCTGCTGCCGGCACTCGCCGGTGTGCACCGAATTCCCTCACAGGTCGCCGCCCCGGCAAGGAGCTCCAGTGCCAACAGTTGA
- a CDS encoding class I SAM-dependent methyltransferase has product MSGTGQQYLSDSYVEETRFGFWFLRSYTWQHHVLRVAINDLRHVFSEALPSHPVLLDAGCGQGKSFQYLHRVFAPQRLIGLDADPHSLMLSGEEAQRQNIDVELIASDCATLTVPDASVDLLFCHQTFHHLVEQEKALAEFYRVLKPGGYLLFAESTEAYIDTWVIRWLFRHPMHVQKSADGYLQMIRQQGFEFGPQNVSYPYLWWSRAKDFGLLERFGLRRPKPVGQREETLVNVVARKPLEGQC; this is encoded by the coding sequence GTGAGTGGCACCGGACAACAGTACCTCAGCGATAGCTACGTCGAGGAAACCCGCTTCGGTTTCTGGTTCCTGCGCAGCTACACCTGGCAGCACCACGTGCTGCGGGTGGCAATCAATGACCTGCGCCACGTGTTCAGCGAAGCGCTGCCGAGCCATCCAGTGCTGCTGGATGCCGGTTGCGGTCAGGGCAAGTCGTTCCAGTACTTGCATCGAGTGTTTGCCCCGCAACGGCTGATCGGTCTGGACGCTGACCCGCACAGCCTCATGCTCAGCGGCGAAGAGGCGCAGCGCCAGAACATCGATGTCGAGCTGATCGCCAGCGACTGCGCGACCCTCACGGTGCCGGACGCCAGCGTCGACCTGCTGTTCTGCCACCAGACCTTCCACCACCTGGTGGAACAGGAGAAAGCCCTCGCCGAGTTCTATCGGGTGCTCAAGCCGGGCGGCTATTTGCTGTTTGCCGAGTCCACCGAAGCCTACATCGACACCTGGGTGATTCGCTGGTTGTTTCGCCACCCGATGCACGTGCAAAAGAGCGCCGACGGTTATTTGCAGATGATTCGTCAGCAGGGGTTTGAATTCGGCCCGCAAAACGTGTCTTACCCTTATCTGTGGTGGAGTCGCGCGAAGGATTTCGGTCTGCTCGAACGCTTTGGACTGCGCCGCCCAAAACCGGTTGGCCAACGGGAAGAAACCCTGGTCAACGTGGTTGCCCGTAAACCGCTCGAAGGTCAGTGCTGA